A single region of the Plantactinospora soyae genome encodes:
- a CDS encoding TauD/TfdA family dioxygenase has product MTMIAQVSGPASWRGDQLAGSAGWRLSCGDAHQAELLAALAAVEASQVAPGAIARTDFPLPTLGPELDRLAATVTDGPGVALVQDVPVARLTERQCEIIALGIAGYVGRLVPQGPDGAPLRHVRDEGVDPTHPTSRSYQHPHRLGFHADPTDVVALLCIRPARSGGLSTIVSSVAVHDEIARTRPDLAQVLYQPWWHDRRSGDGPDSFFQRPVYTVDTEGGLSVYYGPDYMRSVQRAAHVPPLRPAQVAAMEALDRLHDDPRFRLTMDLRTGDMQFLNNHVVLHSRTGYEDHPERERRRDLLRLWLARTPDAG; this is encoded by the coding sequence ATGACGATGATCGCGCAGGTCTCCGGCCCGGCGAGCTGGCGTGGCGACCAGCTGGCCGGCAGCGCGGGGTGGCGGCTGTCGTGCGGCGACGCACACCAGGCGGAACTGCTCGCCGCGCTCGCCGCCGTCGAGGCGTCGCAGGTCGCGCCGGGCGCCATCGCCCGGACGGATTTCCCCCTGCCGACGCTCGGCCCCGAACTCGACCGACTCGCCGCGACGGTGACCGACGGTCCCGGAGTCGCTCTCGTCCAGGACGTGCCGGTCGCCCGGCTCACCGAGCGGCAGTGCGAGATCATCGCGCTGGGCATCGCCGGCTACGTCGGCAGGCTGGTGCCGCAGGGGCCGGATGGCGCGCCACTGCGCCACGTACGCGACGAGGGCGTCGATCCGACCCACCCGACGAGCCGCAGCTACCAGCACCCCCACCGCCTCGGGTTCCACGCCGACCCGACCGACGTCGTCGCCCTGCTGTGCATCCGACCGGCCCGGTCCGGCGGGCTCAGCACGATCGTCAGCTCGGTCGCGGTACACGACGAGATCGCGCGTACCCGTCCCGACCTGGCGCAGGTGCTCTACCAGCCGTGGTGGCACGACCGGCGCTCCGGCGACGGCCCGGACAGCTTCTTCCAACGACCGGTCTACACCGTCGACACCGAGGGCGGACTCTCCGTCTACTACGGGCCGGACTACATGCGCTCCGTCCAGCGCGCGGCCCACGTACCGCCGCTGCGCCCGGCGCAGGTCGCGGCGATGGAAGCCCTCGACCGGCTCCACGACGACCCCCGGTTCAGGCTCACCATGGACCTGCGCACCGGCGACATGCAGTTCCTCAACAACCACGTCGTCCTGCACAGCCGGACCGGATACGAGGACCATCCGGAGCGGGAGCGTCGCCGGGACCTTCTCCGACTGTGGCTGGCCAGAACACCGGATGCCGGCTGA
- a CDS encoding TetR/AcrR family transcriptional regulator, with product MTTEHTGTGDPARSLALLWRTHERANRRGRTDLTVDRIIHAAIEVADADGLPGLSMRRIAERLGVGTMSLYTHLPGKAELLDLMLDTVYADVPDTDTTPRDWRTRVEQIARDAWARYHRHPWMLQIGTSRPVLGPNAMARYEHELRAIDGIGLTDIEMDSVVNLVAGHVASAARQALDATSVEQRTGMTDEQWWSARAPLLDALTEGHHYPTAARVGATVGEAYGSAVNPVHAFEFGLHRLLDGIDALIRDRHDTGGSRPTP from the coding sequence ATGACGACCGAGCACACCGGCACCGGAGACCCCGCCCGCAGCCTCGCGCTGCTCTGGCGCACCCACGAGCGCGCCAACCGACGCGGCCGTACCGACCTGACCGTCGACCGGATCATCCACGCCGCGATCGAGGTCGCCGACGCCGACGGGCTCCCCGGACTCTCCATGCGCCGGATCGCCGAACGACTCGGCGTCGGCACCATGTCCCTCTACACCCACCTGCCCGGCAAGGCCGAACTCCTCGACCTGATGCTCGACACCGTCTACGCCGACGTCCCCGACACCGACACCACCCCCCGCGACTGGCGGACCCGGGTCGAACAGATCGCCCGGGACGCCTGGGCCCGCTACCACCGACACCCGTGGATGCTCCAGATCGGCACCAGCCGCCCCGTCCTCGGCCCCAACGCGATGGCCCGGTACGAACACGAACTACGCGCAATCGACGGCATCGGACTCACCGACATCGAGATGGACTCCGTGGTCAACCTCGTCGCCGGACACGTCGCCAGCGCCGCCCGACAGGCCCTCGACGCGACCTCGGTCGAACAACGCACCGGCATGACCGACGAACAGTGGTGGTCCGCCCGCGCGCCACTGCTCGACGCACTCACCGAAGGCCACCACTATCCGACCGCCGCCCGGGTCGGCGCCACCGTCGGCGAGGCGTACGGGTCGGCGGTCAACCCCGTACACGCCTTCGAATTCGGCCTGCACCGGCTGCTTGACGGCATCGACGCACTGATCCGCGACCGTCACGACACCGGCGGATCCCGGCCCACCCCGTGA
- a CDS encoding DUF5999 family protein: MCQHRPTCPSAEATDREAARVIACFREQGWSLLCNGVILFEDTGELLPDGSTIAPHRGPARHALVG; the protein is encoded by the coding sequence ATGTGCCAGCACCGACCGACCTGTCCCTCCGCTGAAGCGACCGACCGTGAGGCCGCCCGCGTGATCGCCTGCTTCCGTGAACAGGGATGGAGCCTGCTCTGCAATGGCGTCATCCTGTTCGAGGACACCGGCGAACTGTTGCCCGACGGCAGCACGATAGCCCCGCACCGTGGCCCGGCCCGGCACGCCCTGGTCGGCTGA
- a CDS encoding chorismate-binding protein has product MRQIEPSVVEALPYRPPGAPTTCVPGLVEHDRWQYWTGSAGDPAQLLEDFLAGHGLPVRDLSRPVRHRPDARPGTVCGAALFVSAAAGARMVGFPTGPPSPAPDVPDLVAVVYRHGRPGEGTAPPWHAAADWRLEPWRESWSPQQHATAVELARQAIGRGDIYQVNVVGHAAARYTGNPLPGLTRLTRLPGARYGGVLTGAGWAIGCASPETLVEVADGRVLTRPIKGTRPATGQGRRELLESAKERAEHVMIVDLERNDLARIARTGSVRVDELYAIRRWSDLWQAESTVSATLADGQGLADVLRAVCPGGSVTGAPKLAALAQIAALEPVGRGASMGGLGWIGPDRMELGLTIRTAAVDADRVHVWAGGGITWDSDPAAEVAEAAAKAGPVRAALAGRTR; this is encoded by the coding sequence ATGAGGCAGATCGAACCGTCCGTCGTGGAAGCGCTCCCATACAGGCCGCCGGGAGCGCCGACCACCTGCGTACCCGGGCTCGTCGAACACGACCGGTGGCAGTACTGGACCGGCTCGGCCGGCGACCCCGCCCAGCTGCTCGAAGACTTCCTCGCCGGACACGGCCTGCCGGTCCGCGACCTGTCCCGGCCCGTCCGGCACCGCCCCGACGCCCGGCCCGGCACGGTCTGCGGCGCGGCCCTGTTCGTCTCCGCCGCGGCCGGCGCCCGGATGGTCGGATTCCCGACCGGGCCGCCGAGCCCTGCGCCGGACGTCCCCGACCTGGTGGCGGTCGTCTACCGGCACGGCCGGCCCGGCGAGGGGACCGCCCCGCCGTGGCACGCCGCGGCCGACTGGCGGCTGGAGCCGTGGCGGGAGAGCTGGTCACCGCAGCAGCACGCCACCGCCGTGGAACTGGCCCGGCAGGCCATCGGCCGGGGGGACATCTACCAGGTCAACGTCGTCGGGCACGCCGCCGCCCGGTACACCGGCAACCCACTGCCCGGGCTGACCCGGCTGACCCGGCTGCCCGGAGCCCGCTACGGCGGGGTACTCACCGGCGCCGGCTGGGCGATCGGCTGCGCCTCCCCGGAGACCCTGGTCGAGGTCGCCGACGGCCGGGTGCTCACCCGACCGATCAAGGGCACCCGACCGGCGACCGGCCAGGGCCGGCGGGAACTGCTCGAATCCGCCAAGGAACGCGCCGAACACGTCATGATCGTCGACCTGGAGCGCAACGACCTCGCCCGGATCGCCCGGACCGGCTCGGTCCGGGTCGACGAGCTCTACGCGATCCGCCGCTGGTCGGACCTGTGGCAGGCCGAGTCGACGGTCTCCGCGACGCTCGCCGACGGACAGGGCCTGGCCGACGTGCTCCGGGCGGTCTGCCCCGGCGGCTCGGTCACCGGCGCGCCGAAGCTCGCCGCGCTGGCCCAGATCGCCGCGCTGGAGCCGGTCGGCCGGGGCGCCAGCATGGGCGGGCTCGGCTGGATCGGCCCCGACCGGATGGAGCTGGGCCTGACCATCCGGACCGCCGCCGTGGACGCCGACCGGGTACACGTCTGGGCCGGCGGCGGAATCACCTGGGACAGCGATCCCGCCGCCGAGGTCGCCGAGGCCGCCGCCAAAGCCGGACCGGTCCGGGCCGCGCTGGCCGGCCGCACCCGGTAA
- a CDS encoding DEAD/DEAH box helicase: MEPISVRDADGGDPERQPGGLAGCAVVFEPADPPRTGAMAFWRPDGGPLPGGPGLPGELTVVVPDGDGVRSRTVPARRLAVGEAVPVLLAGTRPAPDRPVDPAAAYWAAAAVVALHLVARRRILPTVSPGGFDAWLVGPLDPADVARVRELATAMPARARAVPIPTDPLTLPDAHPLLRGFLDAVADTLPRSPAARHAAGTDVFAAPAPQPVPRLRSWAEEISAGLDSGVRVSIRLDAVDGDLTRPGLRAVLQVHSLVDPALVVDAAALWRDTVADFGPRARIDTTLAVRRAARVWPPLRHLLDATVPDELALTDEEVSDLFADGSGRLAAIGVEVHWPRELTSALTARAVLGATDAPPSDVAAFFGEGELLRFDWQLALAGQPLTAAELDVLAESHRPVVRLRDQWVLVDPELAARARKPALPPVTAIEALGAALTGTVEIDGRPVEVAADGWLAGLRRRIADPEPAGPDGAGPQHPGRTPDADRGYAETDRIGPPAGLTAVLRDYQLRGLRWLARMTSLGLGGCLADDMGLGKTVTLIALHLHRQADPATAGPTLVVCPASLLGNWEREIDRFAPGTPVRRFHGGRRTLDEVAGGGFVLTTYGTMRLDTERLGAVRWGLVVADEAQHVKNRASGTARALRAIPAAARVALTGTPVENNLAELWAILDWTTPGLLGPLARFRARWASRIEADRDPVAARELARLIAPFLLRRRKSDPGIAPELPPKTETDHPVGLTGEQAGLYEAVVRETMAQIRDSNGMARRGLVLKLLTSLKQVCNHPAHYLREARPRLAGRSGKLELLDELVDTIVAGDGAMLVFTQYVAMARLLERHLGDRGVPTQLLHGGTPVLRRDEQVRRFQDGAVPVFLLSLKAAGTGLNLTRADHVVHYDRWWNPAVEEQATDRAYRIGQTRPVQVHRLVTEGTVEDRIAALLATKRELADAVLTGGEAALTELSDAELADLVELRRPG; this comes from the coding sequence ATGGAGCCGATTTCGGTGCGGGACGCCGACGGTGGTGACCCGGAACGGCAGCCGGGTGGTCTCGCCGGCTGTGCCGTGGTGTTCGAGCCGGCCGATCCGCCCCGTACGGGTGCGATGGCGTTCTGGCGACCGGACGGTGGCCCGCTGCCGGGCGGGCCGGGGCTGCCCGGGGAGCTGACCGTCGTCGTACCGGACGGGGACGGGGTGCGGTCGCGGACCGTGCCGGCCCGCCGGTTGGCGGTCGGCGAGGCGGTGCCGGTGCTGCTGGCCGGGACCCGTCCGGCGCCGGACCGGCCGGTCGACCCGGCCGCCGCCTACTGGGCCGCGGCGGCGGTGGTGGCGCTGCACCTGGTCGCGCGGCGGCGGATCCTGCCCACCGTGTCACCGGGCGGCTTCGACGCCTGGCTGGTCGGACCGCTGGACCCGGCGGACGTCGCCCGGGTCCGGGAGCTGGCGACGGCGATGCCGGCGCGGGCCCGTGCGGTGCCAATCCCGACGGACCCGCTGACGCTGCCGGACGCGCATCCCCTGCTGCGGGGCTTCCTCGACGCGGTCGCCGACACCCTGCCCCGGTCCCCCGCCGCCCGGCACGCCGCCGGTACCGACGTGTTCGCCGCGCCGGCCCCGCAGCCGGTGCCGCGGCTGCGGAGCTGGGCGGAGGAGATCTCCGCCGGCCTCGACTCCGGGGTACGCGTCTCGATCCGTCTCGACGCCGTCGACGGGGACCTCACCCGGCCCGGGCTGCGGGCGGTGCTACAGGTGCACAGCCTCGTCGACCCCGCGCTGGTGGTCGACGCGGCCGCGCTGTGGCGTGACACGGTCGCCGACTTCGGTCCCCGGGCCCGGATCGACACCACCCTCGCGGTACGGCGGGCGGCCCGGGTCTGGCCACCGCTGCGGCACCTGCTCGACGCCACCGTCCCCGACGAGCTCGCGCTGACCGACGAGGAGGTCAGCGACCTGTTCGCCGACGGGTCCGGCCGGCTCGCCGCGATCGGTGTCGAGGTGCACTGGCCGCGTGAGCTGACCTCCGCGCTGACCGCGCGGGCGGTGCTCGGCGCGACCGACGCTCCCCCGTCGGACGTCGCGGCGTTCTTCGGCGAGGGTGAACTGCTCCGGTTCGACTGGCAGCTCGCCCTCGCCGGCCAGCCACTCACCGCCGCCGAACTGGACGTACTCGCCGAGTCGCACCGGCCGGTGGTCCGGTTGCGGGACCAGTGGGTGCTGGTCGATCCGGAGCTGGCCGCCCGGGCCCGCAAGCCGGCTCTGCCGCCGGTCACCGCGATCGAGGCGCTCGGTGCCGCGCTGACCGGAACGGTCGAGATCGATGGTCGCCCGGTCGAGGTCGCCGCCGACGGCTGGCTGGCCGGGCTGCGGCGGCGGATCGCCGATCCCGAGCCGGCCGGACCCGACGGTGCCGGACCGCAACACCCCGGCCGGACGCCGGACGCCGACCGCGGGTACGCCGAGACGGACCGGATCGGTCCACCGGCGGGCCTGACCGCGGTGCTGCGCGACTACCAGCTGCGGGGGCTGCGCTGGCTGGCCCGGATGACGTCGCTCGGGCTCGGCGGCTGCCTCGCCGACGACATGGGGCTGGGCAAGACGGTGACGCTGATCGCGCTGCACCTGCACCGGCAGGCCGATCCGGCGACCGCCGGGCCGACCCTGGTGGTCTGCCCCGCCTCGCTGCTCGGCAACTGGGAACGGGAGATCGACCGGTTCGCCCCGGGTACGCCGGTGCGGCGCTTCCACGGCGGCCGGCGGACCCTGGACGAGGTGGCCGGTGGTGGGTTCGTGTTGACGACGTACGGGACGATGCGGCTGGACACCGAGCGGCTCGGTGCCGTGCGGTGGGGTCTGGTCGTGGCCGACGAGGCGCAGCACGTGAAGAACCGGGCCTCGGGTACGGCGCGGGCGTTGCGGGCGATCCCGGCCGCCGCCCGGGTCGCCCTCACCGGCACCCCGGTGGAGAACAACCTCGCCGAGCTGTGGGCGATCCTGGACTGGACCACCCCCGGCCTGCTCGGCCCGCTCGCCCGGTTCCGGGCCCGGTGGGCCAGCCGGATCGAGGCGGACCGGGATCCGGTGGCCGCCCGGGAACTGGCCCGGCTGATCGCGCCGTTCCTGCTGCGCCGCCGCAAGTCGGATCCGGGTATCGCACCGGAGCTGCCGCCGAAGACCGAGACCGATCATCCGGTCGGGTTGACCGGCGAGCAGGCCGGCCTCTACGAGGCGGTGGTCCGGGAGACGATGGCGCAGATCCGCGACAGCAACGGGATGGCCCGCCGTGGCCTGGTGCTCAAACTCCTGACCTCGTTGAAGCAGGTCTGCAACCATCCGGCGCACTACCTGCGGGAGGCGCGGCCCCGGCTGGCCGGCCGGTCCGGGAAACTCGAACTCCTCGACGAACTTGTCGACACGATCGTCGCCGGTGACGGCGCGATGCTGGTCTTCACCCAGTACGTCGCGATGGCCCGGCTGCTCGAGCGGCACCTCGGCGACCGTGGCGTGCCGACCCAGCTGCTGCACGGCGGTACCCCGGTGCTCCGCCGCGACGAGCAGGTACGCCGGTTCCAGGACGGCGCCGTGCCGGTCTTCCTGCTGTCGCTCAAGGCCGCCGGCACCGGGCTCAACCTGACCCGGGCCGACCACGTGGTGCACTACGACCGCTGGTGGAACCCGGCCGTCGAGGAGCAGGCCACCGACCGGGCGTACCGGATCGGGCAGACCCGGCCGGTGCAGGTGCACCGGCTGGTCACCGAGGGGACGGTCGAGGACCGGATCGCCGCGCTGCTGGCCACGAAGCGGGAACTCGCCGACGCGGTGCTGACCGGCGGCGAGGCGGCGTTGACCGAACTGTCCGACGCCGAACTGGCGGACCTGGTCGAACTGCGGAGGCCGGGATGA
- a CDS encoding YciI family protein encodes MRYLMTAMPSEVVPDENLYAEMARFVEELTAAGVLLATGGLDPAGVRVTSSGDEITVTDGPFAEAREAVASFALVEVRSREEAVELTRRFRRIVGDGESMIQQVFGP; translated from the coding sequence ATGCGCTACCTGATGACGGCTATGCCCAGCGAGGTCGTACCGGACGAGAACCTGTACGCCGAAATGGCCCGGTTCGTCGAGGAGTTGACCGCGGCGGGAGTTCTGCTGGCCACCGGTGGCCTGGACCCGGCCGGTGTCCGGGTCACCTCGTCCGGGGACGAGATCACCGTGACGGACGGGCCGTTCGCCGAGGCCAGGGAGGCGGTGGCCAGTTTCGCACTGGTCGAGGTCCGGTCCCGGGAGGAGGCGGTCGAGCTGACCCGCCGGTTCCGCAGGATCGTCGGCGACGGCGAGAGCATGATCCAGCAGGTCTTCGGTCCCTGA
- a CDS encoding sigma-70 family RNA polymerase sigma factor — protein MVTTTDLHRTVDAVWKLESARIVAGLARMVHDIGLAEELAQDALVAALEQWPASGIPGSPGAWLMAVAKRRAVDHLRRSQRLDRRHAQLAHEQGQQPEPEAPEPETAQDDILRLMFISCHPVLATEARVALTLRVIGGLTAAEIARAFLVSEQRIVERIAGAKRRLAQERVPFALPDASELAARLSSVLEVIYLVFNEGYAATSGDDLIRPGLCHEALRLGRLLAGLAPGEAEVHGLVALMEIQASRSAARTGPSGEPVQLTEQNRGRWDQLLIRRGFSAMLRAREAGGPAGPYVLQAAIAVCHAQAPTARQTDWPRIASLYAALARLLPTPVVALNRAVAVGMAYGPQAGLAMVEELTTDPALQDYHLLPGVRADLLFRLDRFEEARREFLRAAALTGNAAERAFLHRRADEARDLLPAAEPQGAGPAVGIGVPADTLGRAAEDFLGREDLDAATVRSYGQTLRRLRRSLGDQVPLTALTAEQVAGVFSTAWGTAAAPTWNRHRSAIRSFGSWASRPDLAVGLDRRTDVRSPTPAIGVVELAALWDRTDLPVRERTLWRLLHESAATVTAVLSLDVEQLDLDDRRARVGGVWLNWRSGAARLLPELLAGRTRGPLFLADRRPGPARMPSDADRCPETGRGRLSYERAEYLFKQATKPLDPTGHGYTLRQLRPRR, from the coding sequence GTGGTGACGACGACGGACCTGCACCGTACGGTCGACGCGGTCTGGAAACTCGAGTCGGCCAGGATCGTCGCCGGGCTGGCCCGGATGGTGCACGACATCGGTCTCGCCGAGGAGCTGGCCCAGGACGCCCTGGTTGCCGCGCTCGAACAGTGGCCGGCCTCGGGCATCCCGGGCAGTCCCGGCGCCTGGCTGATGGCCGTGGCCAAGCGGCGCGCCGTCGACCACCTCCGGCGCTCGCAGCGGCTGGACCGCCGGCACGCGCAGCTGGCCCACGAGCAGGGGCAGCAGCCGGAACCCGAGGCGCCGGAGCCGGAGACCGCGCAGGACGACATCCTGCGGCTGATGTTCATCTCCTGCCATCCGGTGCTGGCGACCGAGGCGCGGGTCGCGTTGACGCTCCGGGTGATCGGGGGCCTGACGGCCGCCGAGATCGCCCGGGCGTTCCTCGTGAGCGAGCAGCGGATCGTCGAGCGAATCGCCGGGGCGAAGCGGCGGCTGGCGCAGGAGCGGGTGCCGTTCGCGCTGCCGGACGCCTCGGAGCTGGCGGCCCGGCTGTCGTCGGTGCTGGAGGTCATCTACCTGGTCTTCAACGAGGGGTACGCGGCGACGTCCGGCGACGACCTGATCCGGCCGGGGCTGTGCCACGAGGCACTGCGGCTGGGCCGGCTGCTGGCCGGACTGGCACCCGGCGAGGCCGAGGTGCACGGGCTGGTCGCGCTGATGGAGATCCAGGCGTCCCGTTCGGCCGCCCGGACCGGACCGTCGGGTGAACCCGTCCAGCTGACCGAGCAGAACCGGGGACGCTGGGACCAGTTGCTCATCCGGCGGGGCTTCAGCGCGATGCTGCGGGCCCGGGAGGCTGGCGGCCCAGCCGGCCCGTACGTGTTGCAGGCGGCGATCGCGGTCTGCCACGCACAGGCCCCGACCGCGCGGCAGACCGACTGGCCCCGGATCGCATCCCTGTACGCGGCGCTGGCCCGACTGTTGCCGACCCCGGTCGTGGCGCTCAACCGGGCGGTGGCGGTCGGAATGGCGTACGGGCCGCAGGCCGGGCTCGCGATGGTCGAGGAGTTGACCACCGACCCGGCGTTGCAGGACTACCACCTGCTGCCGGGCGTCCGGGCAGACCTGCTGTTCCGACTGGACCGGTTCGAGGAGGCCCGTCGGGAGTTCCTCCGGGCCGCCGCGCTGACCGGGAACGCCGCCGAGCGGGCCTTCCTGCACCGCCGGGCCGACGAGGCGCGGGACCTGCTTCCGGCGGCGGAACCACAAGGGGCGGGACCGGCCGTCGGGATCGGTGTTCCGGCGGACACGCTCGGCCGGGCCGCCGAGGACTTCCTGGGCCGGGAGGACCTGGACGCTGCGACGGTCCGCTCGTACGGGCAGACCCTGCGCCGGCTGCGGCGCAGCCTCGGCGACCAGGTGCCGCTGACGGCGTTGACCGCCGAGCAGGTGGCCGGGGTGTTCAGCACGGCGTGGGGTACGGCGGCGGCCCCGACCTGGAACCGGCACCGGTCGGCGATCCGGTCGTTCGGCTCCTGGGCGTCCCGGCCGGACCTCGCGGTGGGACTCGACCGCCGTACCGACGTCCGTTCCCCGACCCCGGCGATCGGCGTGGTGGAGCTGGCGGCGCTCTGGGACCGGACCGACCTGCCGGTGCGGGAACGGACGCTGTGGCGCCTGCTGCACGAGTCGGCGGCCACCGTGACGGCGGTGCTGTCGCTGGACGTGGAGCAGCTCGACCTAGACGACCGCCGCGCCCGGGTCGGCGGGGTCTGGCTCAACTGGCGGTCCGGCGCCGCCCGGCTGCTCCCCGAACTGCTCGCCGGCCGGACCCGGGGGCCGTTGTTTCTCGCCGACCGGCGGCCGGGACCGGCCCGGATGCCGTCGGACGCCGACCGGTGCCCGGAGACGGGCCGGGGCCGGCTCTCCTACGAGCGGGCCGAGTACCTGTTCAAGCAGGCGACGAAGCCGCTGGATCCGACCGGTCACGGCTACACCCTGCGGCAGCTGCGGCCGCGTCGCTGA
- a CDS encoding DUF998 domain-containing protein: protein MTTSQIPTTTIATTRPAVSTRTLLTCGVVSAPLWTAVSLAQAATRDGFDLTRHPLSMLSNGALGWLQITNFLLGGILTVAGAVGLRRMMRGTPGGRWAPRLILVNGIGMIAAGVLVMDAGDGFPAGTPYGTPEALSWHSYGHMAAGAVAFTALIAASYVLGHHFSRAGNRGHAIAARIAGTALLLGNGWAMSGGQAGSLTLAVGSIAASTWVSIVAARYRRAMG, encoded by the coding sequence ATGACCACCAGCCAGATCCCCACCACCACCATCGCCACCACCCGCCCGGCGGTCAGCACCCGGACCCTGCTCACCTGCGGCGTCGTCTCGGCGCCGCTGTGGACCGCCGTCTCCCTGGCCCAGGCCGCCACCCGGGACGGCTTCGACCTGACCCGCCATCCGCTGAGCATGCTGAGCAACGGTGCCCTCGGCTGGCTGCAGATCACCAACTTCCTGCTCGGTGGGATCCTCACCGTCGCCGGTGCCGTCGGACTGCGCCGGATGATGCGCGGCACACCGGGCGGCCGCTGGGCACCCCGACTGATCCTGGTCAACGGCATCGGCATGATCGCGGCCGGAGTACTGGTGATGGACGCCGGCGACGGCTTCCCCGCCGGCACCCCGTACGGGACACCCGAGGCGCTCAGCTGGCACAGCTACGGCCACATGGCCGCCGGCGCGGTCGCCTTCACCGCCCTGATCGCCGCCAGCTACGTCCTCGGCCACCATTTCAGCCGGGCCGGGAACCGGGGCCACGCGATCGCCGCCCGGATCGCCGGCACCGCCCTGCTGCTCGGCAACGGCTGGGCGATGAGCGGCGGCCAGGCCGGATCCCTGACCCTGGCCGTCGGCTCCATCGCCGCCTCGACCTGGGTCTCCATCGTCGCCGCCCGCTACCGCCGCGCCATGGGCTGA